Proteins found in one Numida meleagris isolate 19003 breed g44 Domestic line chromosome 25, NumMel1.0, whole genome shotgun sequence genomic segment:
- the TULP1 gene encoding tubby-related protein 1 isoform X1, translated as MGQKLKKKRQELAAEPEAKPRQLRVKKLSEPRGAEEPHGPVQGVKKVRKKKEKGEEESDKEPSSKLPREPRKKKESLVPRSHVTEGLKKQQEVVEEDEEEEEEEDEMESKDPPKKLKKKLTKEPPPGEKKLKAKGDKSDANNKAKSTKSTKKEPTSVFQVNGEKKKSKKKAATGSDEEDDSDASTKPIRSGKKKNPVSLFQTGGDPPRERKTRKKAPKAAESEEETLETQQKNSNKKGKGKKSKKKEERPLSPVIEVDNLEKFVLSPAPQGMTIKCRVTRDKRGMDRGLYPTYYLHLDNDKKVFLLAGRKRKKSKTSNYLISIDPTDLSRGGENFIGKLRSNLMGTKFTVFDNGANPDRANADWSNVRQELSAVVYETNVLGFKGPRKMTVIIPGMNSDNERVPIRPRNDNDGLLMRWQNKNMDNIIELHNKAPVWNDETQSYVLNFHGRVTHASVKNFQIVHGSDPDYIVMQFGRVADDAFTMDYNYPLCAVQAFAIALSSFDGKLACE; from the exons ATGgggcagaagctgaagaagaagcGGCAGGAGTTAGCAGCGGAGCCCGAAGCCAAACCACGACAGCTGCGGGTGAAGAAGCTGAGCGAGCCCAGAGGTGCTGAGGAGCCCCATGGCCCAGTGCAGG GGGTGAAGAAggtgaggaagaagaaggagaaaggggaggaggagagtgATAAGGAGCCCAGCTCCAAACTCCCCCGGGAGCCTCGGAAGAAGAAGGAGAGCCTGGTACCTCGATCCCACGTGACTGAAGGCCTGAAGAAGCAGCAAG AGGTGGttgaggaagatgaggaggaggaggaggaggaagatgagatGGAGAGCAAAGATCCACctaaaaagctgaagaagaaactgACCAAAGAGCCACCCCCAggggagaagaagctgaaggCAAAGG GTGACAAAAGCGATGCCAACAACAAAGCCAAATCCACCAAAAGCACCAAGAAGGAACCAACGTCCGTGTTCCAGGTgaatggggagaagaaaaagagcaaaaagaaag CTGCCACTGGCAGTGATGAGGAGGATGACTCTGACGCCAGCACCAAACCCATCCGATCGGGGAAGAAGAAGAATCCGGTGTCACTCTTCCAGACCGGTGGGGACCCCCCCAGGGAGAGGAAAACCAGGAAGAAag cccctAAAGCAGCAGAGAGTGAAGAGGAGACCCTGGAGACACAGCAGAAGAACTCCAACAAGAAGGGCAAAGGGAAGAAATCCAAGAAG AAGGAGGAGAGGCCCCTGTCACCTGTCATTGAGGTGGACAACCTGGAGAAGTTTGTGCTGTCCCCGGCGCCACAGGGGATGACCATCAAGTGCCGGGTGACGCGGGACAAGAGGGGCATGGACCGGGGGCTGTACCCCACCTACTACCTGCACCTGGATAATGACAAAAAG GTCTTCCTACTCGCTGGGAGGAAACGTAAGAAGAGCAAAACCTCCAACTACCTCATCTCCATCGACCCCACGGACCTGTCACGGGGTGGAGAGAACTTCATCGGGAAGCTGAG GTCCAACCTGATGGGGACCAAGTTCACTGTATTCGACAATGGTGCAAACCCTGATCGGGCCAACGCCGATTGGTCCAACGTGCGGCAGGAGCTGTCGGCTGTGGTTTAT GAGACCAACGTGCTGGGGTTCAAAGGGCCCCGGAAGATGACAGTCATCATCCCTGGGATGAACTCAGACAACGAGCGGGTGCCCATCCGGCCCCGAAAT GACAACGATGGGCTGCTCATGAGGTGGCAGAACAAGAACATGGACAACATCATCGAGCTGCACAACAAGGCACCAGTGTGGAATGACGAGACCCAGTCCTACGTCCTCAACTTCCACGGCCGTGTCACCCATGCCTCCGTAAAAAACTTCCAGATTGTGCACGGCAGCGACC CTGATTACATCGTGATGCAGTTTGGGCGTGTGGCAGACGATGCCTTCACCATGGACTACAACTACCCGCTGTGTGCCGTGCAGGCCTTCGCCATCGCTCTCTCCAGCTTTGATGGGAAGCTGGCCTGCGAGTAG
- the TULP1 gene encoding tubby-related protein 1 isoform X2: protein MGQKLKKKRQELAAEPEAKPRQLRVKKLSEPRGAEEPHGPVQGVKKVRKKKEKGEEESDKEPSSKLPREPRKKKESLVPRSHVTEGLKKQQGDKSDANNKAKSTKSTKKEPTSVFQVNGEKKKSKKKAATGSDEEDDSDASTKPIRSGKKKNPVSLFQTGGDPPRERKTRKKAPKAAESEEETLETQQKNSNKKGKGKKSKKKEERPLSPVIEVDNLEKFVLSPAPQGMTIKCRVTRDKRGMDRGLYPTYYLHLDNDKKVFLLAGRKRKKSKTSNYLISIDPTDLSRGGENFIGKLRSNLMGTKFTVFDNGANPDRANADWSNVRQELSAVVYETNVLGFKGPRKMTVIIPGMNSDNERVPIRPRNDNDGLLMRWQNKNMDNIIELHNKAPVWNDETQSYVLNFHGRVTHASVKNFQIVHGSDPDYIVMQFGRVADDAFTMDYNYPLCAVQAFAIALSSFDGKLACE from the exons ATGgggcagaagctgaagaagaagcGGCAGGAGTTAGCAGCGGAGCCCGAAGCCAAACCACGACAGCTGCGGGTGAAGAAGCTGAGCGAGCCCAGAGGTGCTGAGGAGCCCCATGGCCCAGTGCAGG GGGTGAAGAAggtgaggaagaagaaggagaaaggggaggaggagagtgATAAGGAGCCCAGCTCCAAACTCCCCCGGGAGCCTCGGAAGAAGAAGGAGAGCCTGGTACCTCGATCCCACGTGACTGAAGGCCTGAAGAAGCAGCAAG GTGACAAAAGCGATGCCAACAACAAAGCCAAATCCACCAAAAGCACCAAGAAGGAACCAACGTCCGTGTTCCAGGTgaatggggagaagaaaaagagcaaaaagaaag CTGCCACTGGCAGTGATGAGGAGGATGACTCTGACGCCAGCACCAAACCCATCCGATCGGGGAAGAAGAAGAATCCGGTGTCACTCTTCCAGACCGGTGGGGACCCCCCCAGGGAGAGGAAAACCAGGAAGAAag cccctAAAGCAGCAGAGAGTGAAGAGGAGACCCTGGAGACACAGCAGAAGAACTCCAACAAGAAGGGCAAAGGGAAGAAATCCAAGAAG AAGGAGGAGAGGCCCCTGTCACCTGTCATTGAGGTGGACAACCTGGAGAAGTTTGTGCTGTCCCCGGCGCCACAGGGGATGACCATCAAGTGCCGGGTGACGCGGGACAAGAGGGGCATGGACCGGGGGCTGTACCCCACCTACTACCTGCACCTGGATAATGACAAAAAG GTCTTCCTACTCGCTGGGAGGAAACGTAAGAAGAGCAAAACCTCCAACTACCTCATCTCCATCGACCCCACGGACCTGTCACGGGGTGGAGAGAACTTCATCGGGAAGCTGAG GTCCAACCTGATGGGGACCAAGTTCACTGTATTCGACAATGGTGCAAACCCTGATCGGGCCAACGCCGATTGGTCCAACGTGCGGCAGGAGCTGTCGGCTGTGGTTTAT GAGACCAACGTGCTGGGGTTCAAAGGGCCCCGGAAGATGACAGTCATCATCCCTGGGATGAACTCAGACAACGAGCGGGTGCCCATCCGGCCCCGAAAT GACAACGATGGGCTGCTCATGAGGTGGCAGAACAAGAACATGGACAACATCATCGAGCTGCACAACAAGGCACCAGTGTGGAATGACGAGACCCAGTCCTACGTCCTCAACTTCCACGGCCGTGTCACCCATGCCTCCGTAAAAAACTTCCAGATTGTGCACGGCAGCGACC CTGATTACATCGTGATGCAGTTTGGGCGTGTGGCAGACGATGCCTTCACCATGGACTACAACTACCCGCTGTGTGCCGTGCAGGCCTTCGCCATCGCTCTCTCCAGCTTTGATGGGAAGCTGGCCTGCGAGTAG
- the FKBP5 gene encoding peptidyl-prolyl cis-trans isomerase FKBP5 isoform X1, producing MRRSPQSYCTELCCSCLGTMTTDEATKPEGEVQVVALAERGEDITPTRDRGVLKIIKRPGNEDESPMIGDKVYVHYKGKLANGKKFDSSRDRNEPFVFSLGKGQVIKAWDIGVATMKKGEVCYLLSKPEYAYGAAGSAPKIPSNATLFFEIELLDFKGEDLFEDGGIIRRIKRKGEGYSNPNEGATVEIHLEGFCGGTRFDCKDVKFVVGEGEDHDIPIGIDKALEKMQRGEHCILHLGPRYGFGEAGKPKYGIQANAELVYEVTLKSFEKAKESWEMDTKEKLEQAAIVKEKGTMYFKEGKYLQAVIQYGKIVSWLEMEYGLSEKESKASDSFLLAAFLNLAMCYLKLREYTKAVECCDKALGLDQDNEKGLYRRGEARLLMNEFELAKCDFQKVLEVNPQNKAARSQISICQKKTKEHNERDRRIYANMFTKFAERDAKEAASKTRVEKKAATAARAEGKETEEHV from the exons ctgtgctgctcctgcctgggGACGATGACAACCGATGAGGCCACCAAGCCCGAAGGCGAGGTGCAGGTGGTTGCGCTGGCAGAGCGTGGGGAGGACATCACACCTACCCGTGACCGCGGCGTGCTGAAG ATCATCAAGAGGCCTGGGAATGAGGATGAGTCCCCTATGATTGGGGACAAGGTGTATGTGCACTACAAGGGCAAGCTGGCCAATGGCAAGAAGTTTGACTCCAGCCGCGACCGCAATGAGCCCTTCGTCTTCAGCCTGGGCAAGG GCCAGGTGATCAAGGCATGGGACATCGGGGTTGCTACCATGAAGAAGGGTGAGGTCTGCTACTTGCTGTCCAAACCGGAGTATGCCTatggggctgctggcagtgccccTAAAATCCCCTCCAATGCCACTCTCTTTTTTGAG ATCGAGCTGCTTGATTTCAAAGGCGAGGACCTGTTTGAGGATGGAGGGATCATCCGGAGGAtcaagaggaaaggagaaggctaTTCCAACCCCAACGAAGGTGCTACAGTGGAAA TTCACCTGGAGGGGTTCTGCGGTGGAACACGCTTTGACTGCAAGGATGTGAAGTTCGTGGTGGGTGAAGGGGAGGACCATGACATCCCTATCGGCATCGACAAAGCGCTGGAGAAGATGCAGAGGGGAGAACACTGCATCCTCCACCTGGGGCCACG ATATGGCTTTGGCGAGGCGGGGAAACCCAAGTATGGTATTCAGGCGAACGCTGAGCTGGTGTACGAGGTCACGCTGAAAAGCTTTGAGAAG GCCAAAGAGTCATGGGAGATGGACACCAAAGAGaagctggagcaggctgccatCGTCAAGGAGAAGGGGACAATGTACTTCAAG GAAGGCAAGTACCTGCAGGCGGTGATTCAGTACGGGAAGATCGTGTCCTGGCTGGAGATGGAGTACGGCTTGTCGGAGAAGGAGTCGAAAGCTTCCGATTccttcctgctggctgccttCCTCAACCTGGCCATGTGCTACCTGAAGCTGCGCGAGTACACCAAAGCTGTCGAGTGCTGTGATAAG GCTTTGGGGCTGGACCAGGACAACGAGAAGGGCTTGTACCGGCGGGGTGAGGCCCGGCTGCTGATGAACGAGTTTGAGCTGGCAAAATGTGACTTTCAGAAAGTGCTGGAAGTGAACCCGCAGAACAAAGCAGCCAGGTCGCAGATCTCCATCTGCCAGAAGAAGACAAAGGAGCACAATGAGCGGGACAGGAGGATCTACGCCAACATGTTTACCAAGTTTGCTGAGAGGGATGCGAAG GAAGCAGCCAGCAAAACCAGGGTAGAAAAAAAGGCAGCGACAGCAGCACGTGCTGAAGGCAAAGAGACAGAGGAGCATGTATGA
- the FKBP5 gene encoding peptidyl-prolyl cis-trans isomerase FKBP5 isoform X2: protein MTTDEATKPEGEVQVVALAERGEDITPTRDRGVLKIIKRPGNEDESPMIGDKVYVHYKGKLANGKKFDSSRDRNEPFVFSLGKGQVIKAWDIGVATMKKGEVCYLLSKPEYAYGAAGSAPKIPSNATLFFEIELLDFKGEDLFEDGGIIRRIKRKGEGYSNPNEGATVEIHLEGFCGGTRFDCKDVKFVVGEGEDHDIPIGIDKALEKMQRGEHCILHLGPRYGFGEAGKPKYGIQANAELVYEVTLKSFEKAKESWEMDTKEKLEQAAIVKEKGTMYFKEGKYLQAVIQYGKIVSWLEMEYGLSEKESKASDSFLLAAFLNLAMCYLKLREYTKAVECCDKALGLDQDNEKGLYRRGEARLLMNEFELAKCDFQKVLEVNPQNKAARSQISICQKKTKEHNERDRRIYANMFTKFAERDAKEAASKTRVEKKAATAARAEGKETEEHV from the exons ATGACAACCGATGAGGCCACCAAGCCCGAAGGCGAGGTGCAGGTGGTTGCGCTGGCAGAGCGTGGGGAGGACATCACACCTACCCGTGACCGCGGCGTGCTGAAG ATCATCAAGAGGCCTGGGAATGAGGATGAGTCCCCTATGATTGGGGACAAGGTGTATGTGCACTACAAGGGCAAGCTGGCCAATGGCAAGAAGTTTGACTCCAGCCGCGACCGCAATGAGCCCTTCGTCTTCAGCCTGGGCAAGG GCCAGGTGATCAAGGCATGGGACATCGGGGTTGCTACCATGAAGAAGGGTGAGGTCTGCTACTTGCTGTCCAAACCGGAGTATGCCTatggggctgctggcagtgccccTAAAATCCCCTCCAATGCCACTCTCTTTTTTGAG ATCGAGCTGCTTGATTTCAAAGGCGAGGACCTGTTTGAGGATGGAGGGATCATCCGGAGGAtcaagaggaaaggagaaggctaTTCCAACCCCAACGAAGGTGCTACAGTGGAAA TTCACCTGGAGGGGTTCTGCGGTGGAACACGCTTTGACTGCAAGGATGTGAAGTTCGTGGTGGGTGAAGGGGAGGACCATGACATCCCTATCGGCATCGACAAAGCGCTGGAGAAGATGCAGAGGGGAGAACACTGCATCCTCCACCTGGGGCCACG ATATGGCTTTGGCGAGGCGGGGAAACCCAAGTATGGTATTCAGGCGAACGCTGAGCTGGTGTACGAGGTCACGCTGAAAAGCTTTGAGAAG GCCAAAGAGTCATGGGAGATGGACACCAAAGAGaagctggagcaggctgccatCGTCAAGGAGAAGGGGACAATGTACTTCAAG GAAGGCAAGTACCTGCAGGCGGTGATTCAGTACGGGAAGATCGTGTCCTGGCTGGAGATGGAGTACGGCTTGTCGGAGAAGGAGTCGAAAGCTTCCGATTccttcctgctggctgccttCCTCAACCTGGCCATGTGCTACCTGAAGCTGCGCGAGTACACCAAAGCTGTCGAGTGCTGTGATAAG GCTTTGGGGCTGGACCAGGACAACGAGAAGGGCTTGTACCGGCGGGGTGAGGCCCGGCTGCTGATGAACGAGTTTGAGCTGGCAAAATGTGACTTTCAGAAAGTGCTGGAAGTGAACCCGCAGAACAAAGCAGCCAGGTCGCAGATCTCCATCTGCCAGAAGAAGACAAAGGAGCACAATGAGCGGGACAGGAGGATCTACGCCAACATGTTTACCAAGTTTGCTGAGAGGGATGCGAAG GAAGCAGCCAGCAAAACCAGGGTAGAAAAAAAGGCAGCGACAGCAGCACGTGCTGAAGGCAAAGAGACAGAGGAGCATGTATGA
- the FKBP5 gene encoding peptidyl-prolyl cis-trans isomerase FKBP5 isoform X3 codes for MRRSPQSYCTELCCSCLGTMTTDEATKPEGEVQVVALAERGEDITPTRDRGVLKIIKRPGNEDESPMIGDKVYVHYKGKLANGKKFDSSRDRNEPFVFSLGKGQVIKAWDIGVATMKKGEVCYLLSKPEYAYGAAGSAPKIPSNATLFFEIELLDFKGEDLFEDGGIIRRIKRKGEGYSNPNEGATVEIHLEGFCGGTRFDCKDVKFVVGEGEDHDIPIGIDKALEKMQRGEHCILHLGPRYGFGEAGKPKYGIQANAELVYEVTLKSFEKAKESWEMDTKEKLEQAAIVKEKGTMYFKEGKYLQAVIQYGKIVSWLEMEYGLSEKESKASDSFLLAAFLNLAMCYLKLREYTKAVECCDKKVLEVNPQNKAARSQISICQKKTKEHNERDRRIYANMFTKFAERDAKEAASKTRVEKKAATAARAEGKETEEHV; via the exons ctgtgctgctcctgcctgggGACGATGACAACCGATGAGGCCACCAAGCCCGAAGGCGAGGTGCAGGTGGTTGCGCTGGCAGAGCGTGGGGAGGACATCACACCTACCCGTGACCGCGGCGTGCTGAAG ATCATCAAGAGGCCTGGGAATGAGGATGAGTCCCCTATGATTGGGGACAAGGTGTATGTGCACTACAAGGGCAAGCTGGCCAATGGCAAGAAGTTTGACTCCAGCCGCGACCGCAATGAGCCCTTCGTCTTCAGCCTGGGCAAGG GCCAGGTGATCAAGGCATGGGACATCGGGGTTGCTACCATGAAGAAGGGTGAGGTCTGCTACTTGCTGTCCAAACCGGAGTATGCCTatggggctgctggcagtgccccTAAAATCCCCTCCAATGCCACTCTCTTTTTTGAG ATCGAGCTGCTTGATTTCAAAGGCGAGGACCTGTTTGAGGATGGAGGGATCATCCGGAGGAtcaagaggaaaggagaaggctaTTCCAACCCCAACGAAGGTGCTACAGTGGAAA TTCACCTGGAGGGGTTCTGCGGTGGAACACGCTTTGACTGCAAGGATGTGAAGTTCGTGGTGGGTGAAGGGGAGGACCATGACATCCCTATCGGCATCGACAAAGCGCTGGAGAAGATGCAGAGGGGAGAACACTGCATCCTCCACCTGGGGCCACG ATATGGCTTTGGCGAGGCGGGGAAACCCAAGTATGGTATTCAGGCGAACGCTGAGCTGGTGTACGAGGTCACGCTGAAAAGCTTTGAGAAG GCCAAAGAGTCATGGGAGATGGACACCAAAGAGaagctggagcaggctgccatCGTCAAGGAGAAGGGGACAATGTACTTCAAG GAAGGCAAGTACCTGCAGGCGGTGATTCAGTACGGGAAGATCGTGTCCTGGCTGGAGATGGAGTACGGCTTGTCGGAGAAGGAGTCGAAAGCTTCCGATTccttcctgctggctgccttCCTCAACCTGGCCATGTGCTACCTGAAGCTGCGCGAGTACACCAAAGCTGTCGAGTGCTGTGATAAG AAAGTGCTGGAAGTGAACCCGCAGAACAAAGCAGCCAGGTCGCAGATCTCCATCTGCCAGAAGAAGACAAAGGAGCACAATGAGCGGGACAGGAGGATCTACGCCAACATGTTTACCAAGTTTGCTGAGAGGGATGCGAAG GAAGCAGCCAGCAAAACCAGGGTAGAAAAAAAGGCAGCGACAGCAGCACGTGCTGAAGGCAAAGAGACAGAGGAGCATGTATGA